The genomic segment GAATTCCGTTAAGAGCCGGGCGAGTTTCATCGTTTGAAACTGAGAACGCTGTCTTGGCGATCAAGCTGCGAACAACATTGGCTGGAATGCGAATTTCTTTCTTGCTGTCGAACTCGGGAAGTTTCGGAAATTCATCGGCAGACATTCCGGAGATTTTGTAGTCACCGGTGCCAAAACGCATTTCGATGCGGTTGTTTGTGGATTCAATTTCAATTTCAGTTTGAGGAAGTGCGTTGATAATATCTGCGAAGGTCTTTGCCGGAATCGCAACTGAACCTTTTTTCGTAATCTTAGTTTCCAACGAAGTCGTAATCGAAATTTCGAGATCGGTTGCAGAGAGTTTTAGAAACTTGCCATCTGCTTCCATCAGGATGTTGCCAAGAATCGGCAATGTCGATTTGGTTGGAACTGCGCTCATCACAGCGCTCAATGCTGACTGAATCTTGTCAGTCGTCAGAGAGAATTTCATTTTCTTACTTCCTCAATATTCACAATTCGCACCGCACTCTTATTATAACTTAATTATAAATTTAAAAGTAATAGTCATAATAGTAGTGTGGAGAAGTCTCTTTGTAAAGTGATATTACTGTCGTTGAACAGCATACAGCCTTTAGTTACTGTGGACAAGTGCACTATTCCACATGGATAACTTTTCCGGATTGTGGATGAATTATTTTCCGTCAACTTTTCCACAGTACTTTGCACCTATTGATGACTACAAATCAGGTTGATGAGTTGATCAATCTGCAGCTTGAAATCCATCGAAGATTTCATATTGTCCTGCACCTGCTGACAAGCATGAATCACCGTAGAATGATCACGATTTCCGAAATTTATACCAATCAGTTTCAGTGATGAACTTGTCAATGTCCGACACAAATACATAGCCACTTGCCGAGCATTGACAATCTCCTGTGTCTTCTTCTTTGACTTCAGCATCTCTTCGGAAATCTTGAAATACGAAGCCACTTCCTTCTGTATCTGCTCGATGGTCACCGGCTTAGATTTTGAACGAATCGAGTCCTTAAGGACATCCTGCGCCAACGACATCGTCAGCTCTTTCTTGCGCAGCGAAGCATACGCCACAAGTCTCACTAATGCGCCTTCGAGTTCACGGACGTTCGACGTAATCGAGTCAGCGATATAGGTAAGAACATCGTTGGGTACTGTCACGCCATCACTTTCAGCTTTCTTCTGCAAGATCGCCACTCGCGTTTCGAGCGACGGCGGCTGGATATCGGCAACCAAACCCCAACTGAAGCGCGACAGAAGACGTTCTTCGAGTCCAAGAATGTCCTTTGGCGGGCGATCAGCGGTGAGGACAATCTGTTTCCCTTCTTGGTGAAGCGCATTAAACGTATGGAAGAACTGCTCCTGCGTTGATTCCTTGCCGGTGAAGAACTGAATGTCATCCAAGAGCAGAAGATCGGCAGTGCGATAGCGATTGGCGAATTCGTGGACCGATTTCGTTGACAGCGAGCGGATAAACTCGTTCGTGAAACTCTCGCTCGAAACATACATCACCCGCAGTTTGTTGTTTGACTGGCAAACTGCATTGCCGATCGCTTGCACCAAGTGAGTTTTACCCAGGCCGACGCCGCCGTAAATGAAGAGCGGATTGTAACGGTTCTCCCCCGGCGCTTCGGAGACAGCTTCGCAGGCAGCGTAGGCGAACTGATTGGAATCCCCAACAACGAAACTTTCAAAGAGATAGCGCGGGTTTAGCTTGGGAGCAGGATGCTCCTGATGTCCGTTGCCGTTTCCATTGCCATTGAGAACCGGCGTTGATCGGTCCTCCTCCGTGTCGGTCGAGAAAATCTCGACCTGCACCGGCATCTTTTGAACTTTGAAATCAAAATTCCACGGCTGTTCTGAAACTTCCGCAAGCGACTCGCTTATGGTGTGGCTGTATCGCTCGGAAATCCAATGCGCCGCAAAATTGTTTGGTACGAGTATGCTGAAACAGTTTCCTTCGACAAATTCAACTCGTGTAGGCTTGAACCACGTGAAAAATGAGGGCTTGTTCACGCGTTTGGACAGACTGGAGAGACATCTGTCCCAAAGTGCATTAACTTGTTCCTGCATGGTTACCCCGTAAATTGTGTAGTATAAGAAGCTTCACCAGTTTCGCGTCGAACGCGAAAATCCATAAGATTCTCAGTCATTTACTATTTTCCTTAATGTGAGATCAGAGTTACGCCCGAACACGCAAGCGACCCGACGACCACTACCCAGCCATTTCCTTTGCGGACATCGCTTGATTCGGTAACAGATTAGGAGCAAACTACGACGTGCTCCTACGCAATGGGAAGATGTCCTTTGTGTTTTCCACACGATGTTAACACCTTGTTAACATCTTATGAATCATTGACTTCCGGCTTTGAATATATCTTTTTGGCCGTCGGCAAGTCAAGGAATTCTTCAGAAAATTGCGGGAGTTGTAAACACATTGACAGACAGTAAGTTTAGAGTGGGCATCTATTCAAAACTGACTATATGATTCTTGGCTTTCAGAACCGCCTCTGTAAGGTCAAGTCAAATGCCGAGTTGCAAAAGACCATCTTTCAACATCGAGTTTCCTGGAAAAGAAACGGACAAACTTGCAGGTTTGTCCGTTATGGCTTCCACTTATTGGCGCGAAAAATAATCTCTACATGTTTAGTAGTACGGATTTACTCCAGCCGAATGATCTGTAACATCCACTACTTCACCAACTCCGGGAATGCGCTCACGAATTGAACGCTCGATTCCATATCTCAGAGTTTGTGATGAAGACGCGCAGCCCTGACAGCCGCCGGCGAGGCGAAGCATCACCTGGCCATCTTTGACCGCTACGCATTCGACGAATCCGCCGTGCGATGCGATCGCCGGATTGATTTCGTTTTCGAACATCTCATCAACAATCTTCTTGATCTCTTCATCAGAAGGCACCGGCTGCTTGAGATCTTCAGCCATCAAAGGTTTGCCCGAGTTAATCAACTCGCGGATGGTGCGGCCCACATCGCGCCCCAACACTTGCCACTCTTCGTCAGAGTCTTTGCTGATGGTAATGCTGTCGCCCGTGATGAAAATCTCCCGAATACCTTTGAGAGCAAAGAGGGCTTCCAGAAGCGGCGAACCGGTCGCTTGCTCAGCACTTTTACAATCGTACGCTCCGCCCGGAAACACCGGCCGATCGACTCGGAAGATACAGACATCCGGATCGGGAAATAGTTGTGCGGTGATTTTGATTTCTTGTTCAGCCATATATGAACATCCTTTCTATATCCAATATCCGAATCGCGCTTCTCTCAAGCCGCTTAGATTTATAACACAGCATTTTCTTCAGCGTGCCCAAATAATGAAGGCGAAGTCGTCTTGTATCGCCTTGACTTAGGTCAAACCTCGAAAGACCCGCTCGAATCAGCTTCTGGCAATGCCTGTAGCAGCTTAAATGCATACAGCCCAGTGCGATGACCATCGGAAAAGTGCAGTGCAACTGCGTAACGGCCAATCATCTCAAAGCTGTCTATCCTAATATCGAGCGGTATGCGCTTTGGATCAAGCGTTCTTCGCCCGGAATCTTCATCAATACAAGAAGCGCACGGGCAGTTTATCCGGAGCGAGTAGGCGTTGTAGTTGCTCACACGCGCATCGTGCCAAGTTACAACCAGATCGCCGTTCTTGCGCAGTTCGATTTGTTCCGGTTCATCTTCGCTGACAGTGGCGCTGACTCGCGCGACGATTGTCTGTAGATTCTTAGCGACACTTAGGAATGCCTTCGCCGCCGGGCTGTCAACGCCTGACTCAAGTACCGGGACTCCCGAATCGCCGCTCATCATAATCTCCGGATCAAGCGGAATTGCGCCAAGATACGGGACTTCCGTGTGTTTGGACAAAGCTTCACCACCACCGACCTTGAAGATGTCGGTCGTCTTGCCACAGTGTTTGCACACAAAACCGCTCATGTTCTCGATAACACCCAGAATCGGCACATTGACTTGCTCAAACATTTTCAGGCCCTTGGCAGCAACGCCGAGTGCTACTTGCTGAGGAGTCGTGACGATCACCGCACCCGTCAGCGATGCTTGTTGTGCCAGAGTCAACTGCACGTCGCCAGTGCCGGGAGGAAGGTCAATCAACAAATAGTCGAGCTTTCCCCATTCGACATTGCCGATGAACTGATGGATAATCTTCATTGCCATTGGCGCGCGCCAGATTACCGGTCCATCGTTGTCGATCAAGAGACCCATTGATACAAAACTGATTCCATATTTCTTCACCGGCTGAAGCATATCTCCGGCCACATCGGGTCGAGCTTCTCGCGCTCCCAACATTCCCGGTTGACTCGGACCGTAGATATCAGCGTCCATCAAACCGACTTTGGCGCCGGTCTGTGCAAGTGCTACCGCAAGATTGACAGAGAGTGTCGATTTACCCACGCCACCCTTCCCCGATGCAATTGCAATGATGTTCTTTACGCCGGAAAGACTCGCGTTCTGCGGCTGTGCGTGCTGATGCGGATGATTCGATTCTGGCATATCTCTCTTTCGATTGTGACTTCCCCGTAATTCGCCGCTTCTATGCGGTTTAGGATTATACGAAAGATAGCGGTCCCAGAAAAGCAGAATCAGTCGGGCAGTTGACTACACGTATGCGCGTCGTTTGCGGTCCATCCAATAATACAAGCCGACAAACAGCCATTGCGCGAGGCCGGCAACTGCAATCGTCTTTGTGTCTGGAGGCGGCGGACCGAAAACGCTGGCGAGGTATATCCCGACGAGAAGCAATGTGGTGCCCCACAAAAGGATGCTTCCCATTCGAAACCGAGAATGGGTAGAATTCCAGTAGATGAACAGACCGATGAAGAAAATCCCGAACTCCAGAATCAATGTTGCTGCCATAGAATCCCACAGCCCGAAACCGACATGGGCAGAGTCACTCGGGAGTAGCGGCAAATCAGGTCGATGTACTAAAACATCAAGCAGCCAATGACTTAGCACTAAGCCGCCAACTAATAGAGCCGCTCCCGTTGAACGTCTCCAGATGAAATAGATGACACCCAAGAGCAGCGCCCAGATGCCCACTGCAAGAAGGCTATGAGAAATAGGATAGTTCGTGAATTCCAACGGTACGACGAGGGTTATCCCAGGTTTTATCACGACCTCTTCTTTTCCTAAGAGAAGCAGAATCGGCCAGATCAAGTCAATCAACAGAGAAGCGAATACCAAGATTCCAAGTGATGTCTTGGGTGAGGCTTTCTT from the bacterium genome contains:
- the dnaA gene encoding chromosomal replication initiator protein DnaA; the encoded protein is MQEQVNALWDRCLSSLSKRVNKPSFFTWFKPTRVEFVEGNCFSILVPNNFAAHWISERYSHTISESLAEVSEQPWNFDFKVQKMPVQVEIFSTDTEEDRSTPVLNGNGNGNGHQEHPAPKLNPRYLFESFVVGDSNQFAYAACEAVSEAPGENRYNPLFIYGGVGLGKTHLVQAIGNAVCQSNNKLRVMYVSSESFTNEFIRSLSTKSVHEFANRYRTADLLLLDDIQFFTGKESTQEQFFHTFNALHQEGKQIVLTADRPPKDILGLEERLLSRFSWGLVADIQPPSLETRVAILQKKAESDGVTVPNDVLTYIADSITSNVRELEGALVRLVAYASLRKKELTMSLAQDVLKDSIRSKSKPVTIEQIQKEVASYFKISEEMLKSKKKTQEIVNARQVAMYLCRTLTSSSLKLIGINFGNRDHSTVIHACQQVQDNMKSSMDFKLQIDQLINLICSHQ
- a CDS encoding NifU family protein; the encoded protein is MAEQEIKITAQLFPDPDVCIFRVDRPVFPGGAYDCKSAEQATGSPLLEALFALKGIREIFITGDSITISKDSDEEWQVLGRDVGRTIRELINSGKPLMAEDLKQPVPSDEEIKKIVDEMFENEINPAIASHGGFVECVAVKDGQVMLRLAGGCQGCASSSQTLRYGIERSIRERIPGVGEVVDVTDHSAGVNPYY
- a CDS encoding P-loop NTPase produces the protein MPESNHPHQHAQPQNASLSGVKNIIAIASGKGGVGKSTLSVNLAVALAQTGAKVGLMDADIYGPSQPGMLGAREARPDVAGDMLQPVKKYGISFVSMGLLIDNDGPVIWRAPMAMKIIHQFIGNVEWGKLDYLLIDLPPGTGDVQLTLAQQASLTGAVIVTTPQQVALGVAAKGLKMFEQVNVPILGVIENMSGFVCKHCGKTTDIFKVGGGEALSKHTEVPYLGAIPLDPEIMMSGDSGVPVLESGVDSPAAKAFLSVAKNLQTIVARVSATVSEDEPEQIELRKNGDLVVTWHDARVSNYNAYSLRINCPCASCIDEDSGRRTLDPKRIPLDIRIDSFEMIGRYAVALHFSDGHRTGLYAFKLLQALPEADSSGSFEV